Part of the Micromonospora rhizosphaerae genome is shown below.
CTCGGCAGCCTCAGCAGGATCAGGCGTCACGCGGGAGTGAGCTCGAGGACGTTTTCAACCCGGCGCGCCACATCGAGAAGCTTGCGGTCGTCGCCCCGTGCTCCGTCGAGTTCGATTCCGAGGGGAAGGCCGCTTCGGGCTAGGCCTATTGGAAGGCTAATACCGGGTAGTCCGGCGCCGCTGGCAGGAATCGTGTTCTTCGCGAGAAAGAGATGGTCGACTCGTTCGCCAGCCACTGTGAAGCTCCACTGATCCTCGATCAGCGGTGCGAGTGCCGCGGTCGTGGGGAAGGCCAGTGCATCAAAGCCTCCCGCGCCGAAGACGTTGCCGAGACGGCGCTGGAGTTCCGGGCGGTCGATCGACAAGGTTTCCTCCAAGTCGCTCTCGGTGAGGTAGCCAGGTCCGGAAGGTATGACGAACTGATTCCATACCTCTTTAAGTTGCGGCTTCAGATCGTCGTAGATCTCGTCGAAAGTGACTGGGACGTCGTTCTGACGGAGAAACTCGGAGACCGCTTGCTGCGTCTCGCGGAAAAAGAGGTTCCAGGCTACGCGGTCTGCCAGCTTGGAGAAGTCCTCGCCAAGGTCAATCTCGAGGACTTCGGCCCCGGCATCTCGGAGACGATGAAGGGCGGTGACGAACTGCGACTCGATCTCGGGATCGACAAGCCCGAGGAACTGCTTCGGGGCGTAGGCGAATCTCACGTCCTTGAGGCCAGAGTGCTTAGAAGGGGACGCGAACTCGTCCGCAGCGACGATCTGGTCGATCAGTATGCAATCGTCGACATTGCGCGCGAGTAGCCCGGTTGTGTCGAGGGTGTGAGAGACCGGCGCGACTCCATAGCCCGGCCAGCGCCCAATGGTCGGCTTGAAACCGACCACTCCAGTCAGCGCGGCAGGCACTCTGATGGAGCCGATCGTGTCGCCCCCGAAAGACGCGGGCACAATCCGAGCCGCGACGGATGCTGCTGAGCCACTCGATGACCCCCCGGGAATGTGCTCTCGGCCGTGGGGATTTTTCACCTGGCCGTATCGGTCGTTGTCACCGGTCAAGCCATAGGACATCTCGACAAGGTTGTTCTTGCCGAAGACGATGCCGCCTGCATTCTTGATTGCTCTGACGACATCGGCGTCTTGGGACGGGATGAACGTCTCTAAGGTCTTCACGCCGAGAGTTGTACGAAGGCCGCGCGTCGCATAGCTGTCTTTGACTCCTAGAGGGACTCCGAGAAGCGGAGCAGTCGAGCCTGCAGCGCGGGCCTTATCGGCCTCCGCGGCTGCGGCCAGTACCGCGGACTCATCGATGGTGATGAAGGACTGGAGATCCGAGTAACGTCGTGCTCGCTTCAGAAGGGCCGCGGAGTAAGACTCAGCGCTGATGTCGCCCTGACGGATTGCGGTAGCGGCTGCTGCCACGCCGAGATCCGCGAGCTCGCGGTCGTCCGCCGCGGGCGCCGCATCGATGGCTGGTTTGTCGGTGCTCATGAGAAACCTGTTCTGAGTCGTTGGGGTAGGACTACCGTGCGAGAGTGCTAGCTGCGCTGTGCTGAGGTTGGGTCGAACGCATCCGGCACAGGTATGTCGAGAACTCTGAGCAGGTTCGCAACCTTTCGGTCCAGCTCGAGACCGACCGCGGCAACCTCCGGAAAGGAGAAGCTCGCGAAGCGCGTGCTGGGCTGGTCGATGGAGAACCGCGTGAGACCCTCACGATCGCGGTGGATCGTCGTGCGCAAGGGCGCATAGAGCATCACTGCGGGATCGTGGCGATACATCCGCTCCGCGATCGTGTGGTTGCCCATCAAATAGGCGACACACGCGTCGGAGTCTCCCGCGAGTTGCATGGTCTCGCCGACGTCCGTGCTCCAGAACCGCATGAAGCCGTACGGCGCATTCACTTCGGCGTCGGCGAGTACAGCATCCCAACTCGCGCGCTCCCTACGAAGTTGAGCCAGCCTGTCGGCATTCAACGCCGGGACTGCCGCCTCGTATCGAGTGCGGATGTCCGCGAAGCTCGTCTTGGTGTCGATTGACCATCGGACCACCTCGTGAGGGGTGGAGACAAAGGTTCGATCGGGCATGCGATGTTCGATCCTCTCGTGCTTGCGGGTCCGGATGTGGAGCAATGCGTCCTAGCGAGACCGCTTCGGGTGGGCGTTTCTGAAGCGTTGACACTCAGCGGCGCCTCACCGTTGAAGTACAACGATCGTTCTACTTCAACGGGTATCGAGAAGCCGCCACATCCCGGCCCGCTCCCGATCTTGTACCGCTCGGAAACCCGGTTCTGGCCTCTGAGGTGCGGTTCTGTGCGACCCGGCTAGCCAGCCGTGGGGCATGGTGGCGGGCATGTTCCTGTCTTTCGGATACCTGATCTTGTGTCAGATCCTGCGGCTGGTGGGCCAAGGCCTGCGCGGCGGCCGGTCCAAGGACATCGAGATTCTCGTGCTGCGTCATCAGGTCGAGGTCCTGCGCCGGCAGGTGGCACGGCTGGACCTGGAGCCCACCGACCGAGTGGTTCTGTCAGCCCTTTCACGGCTGCTTCCTCGTTCCCGGTGGTCGACGTTCTTTGTCACCCCTGCCACGTTGCTGCGCTGGCACCGTGAACTGGTCGCCCGGAAGTGGACCTACCCGCAACGACGACCCGGGCGCCCACCGATACGGGCGGAGATCCGCGCCCTGGTGCTGCGCCTGGCCTGGGAGAACCCGACCTGGGGCCACCGCCGGGTGCAGGGCGAACTGCTCAGGCTCGGTTATCGGGTCGCTCCCAGCACCGTGTGGCGATCCTGACCGCCGCCGGCGTCGATCCGGCTCCGCGGCGCGGCGGGCCGACCTGGACCGAGTTTCTGACCGCTCAGGCCAGGGGCGGTTTGGCCTGCGACTTCCTGCATGTGGACACGATCGGTCTGACCCGGGTCTACGTGCTGTTCCTGATGGAGATCGGGGCCCGGCGGGTACATATCCTCGGGGCCACCACGAACCCGGCGGGGGAGTGGGTTACCCAGCAGGCGCGGAACCTGTTGATGGACCTCGGCGACAGAGTCGCCCAGTTCAGGTTTTTGATCCGGGATCGTGACAGCAAGTACATCGCCGGGTTCGACATGGTCTTCACCACCGAGGGCATCGAGATCCTGCGTACCCCGCCTCGGGCGCCGCGGGCGAACGCGTACGCGGAACGATGGGTACGCACGGTCCGCCGCGAGTGCCTCGACCGGATGCTGATCTACAACCGCCGTCACCTACTGGCCATTCTCGGCGAGTACGTGACGCACTACAACGACCACCGGCCTCACCAAGGCCGACACCAACACCCACCCAACGCCACCGACGTACCGCTCTCACCGGTCGCTGACCTGACCGCAGCACGAGTGCGCCGCCGGAAGATCCTCAACGGGCTGATCAACGAATACGCCCAGGTGGCGTAGCTGTAACCGACTTTCCGAGCGGTACAGGAGGAATTGCGCCCAGGTTGTCGCTGATCCCTCCGGTGCGGGATCGATGCCGGCCTCGCGGAGGATCGCCCAGACGGTGGAGGCGGCGACCTTGATCCCGAGAGTGAGCAGTTCGCCGTGGATGCGCCGGTAGCCCCAGTTGCTGTTCTCTCGGGCCAGCCGCAGGGTCAGGGTGCGGATTGAGCGCAGTGTGCGGGGTCGTCCGGGTCGGCGGGGTCGGGAGATGGTGGCGTGGCGGCGGGCGAGCAGCTCGCGGTGCCAGCGCAGGATGGTGTCTGGGCGCATGAGCAGCCGAAGTTGCTGCAGCGCTGCCCGGGGGAGTGGGCGCAGCAGTGCGGCCAGCAGGGCCCTGTCGGCGGGCTGGAACCGGACGCGTTGGTCGCCGAGTTGGCGCTGCAGCACGGCGATCTGGTGCCGCATGATGAGGATCTCGGTGTCCTTGTCGTGATCGCTGCGGGCAACAGCCGCAGCAGCGCGAACACGTTGGTCACACCGAGGTAGGCCAGTCGCAGGAACACGAGGCGGCATCATCGCGTAGTCATCGACATCGATCGGCCAGGTGACAAGCCGAACCAGCCGTGATCGCTCGCCAGGTGTCGACGAGTCGACCCTGAGCAGGGTGGATGGCATTTTCGGCAGGCACAGGCCTTCAGCGGGGATGTGGCGGCGGAGCAGACGATCGAACAGAGCCGGCAACAACTCAAGCTTCCGGCGGCAGCATTTGATCCTGCTGCCGGCCCCGGTAGGTCTCCAGCAGCCTCAGCCAGACCTCACTGATCGTCGGGAACGCGGGCACGGCATGCCAGAGTCGTTCCACCGGCACTTCGCCTGCGACCGTGACGGTGGCCGAGTGCAGCAGTTCTCCGACGCCGGGCCCGACGAAGGTGACCCCCGCCACCGTTCCGCGGTCCACATCGACCAGCATACGGGCCTGGCCGCGATAGCCCTCGGCGTACTGGTGCGCGCCCGCGACGCGTGCGATGTCGTAGTCGACCACCTCGACCCGGCGTCCGGCCCGCTCCGCCTCGCGCGCGGTCAGGCCGACGGACGCGACCTCCGGGTCGGTGAAGACGACCTGCGGCACGGCCGCGCCGTCGGCGGTCGTGGCGTGCGCGCCCCACCTGGCGTCGTCGACCGGCTCTCCCTTAGCGCGGGCGCCGATGGCGGCGCCGACGATCCGGGCCTGGTACTTCCCCTGATGGGTCAGCAGTGCCCGTTGGTTGACATCGCCGGCGGCGTAGAGCCAGCCGTCGGCGACGGCGGTCACCCGGCCGGTGTCGTCCACGGTCAGCCAGTCGCCCGCGGTGAGACCGACGGTCTCCAGGCCGAGGTCCGCCGTCCGCGGGGCTCGGCCCGTGGCGAACAGGATCTCGTCGGCGGCCAGTTCTGCGCCGTCGGCCAGCGTCATCCGCACCTCGCCGTCCTCGCGCGCCACGTATGTCACAGAGGCCCCGAAACGGATGTCGACGCCGGCTTCGCGAAGCCCGTCCGCGACCAGCTCGCCGGCGAACGGCTCCATCCGCGGCAGCAGTCCGGCGTCGCCGCGGACCAGCATCGTCACCTGGGCGCCGAGCGCCTGCCAGGCGGTTGCCATCTCGACGGCCACCACGCCGCCGCCGACGATGGCGAGACGGCCTGGTACGTGGTCGGCGCTGGTGGCCTCACGGCTGGTCCAGGGGCGTACGGTGTCGAGTCCGGGTGTGTCGGGCAGGGCCGCGCTGGTGCCGGTGCAGATGGCGACGGCGTGCCGTGCGGTCAGCCGGACGGTGTCGCCGTCAGGGGTCTGCACCGCCACCTGGCGGGGGCCGTCGAGCCGGCCGTGGCCGCGTATCAGGTCGACGGAGACTGCGTTCAGCCAGTCGACCTGGTTCTCGTCGTTCCAGTACGCGGACATCTTGTCACGGTGCGCGAGGACCGCCTCGACGTCCAGCGGCCCGGCCACTGCCTGGCGCAGCCCGGGGACGCGGCGGGCGTCGGCGCGTGCCAGCACCGGCCGCAGCAGCGCCTTGCTGGGCTCGCAGGCCCAGTAAGAGCACTCGCCGCCGAGCAGTTCGCGCTCCACGATCACGGTGCTGAGCCCGGCGGCTCTGGCCCGGTCGGCCACGTTCTCGCCGACCGGGCCAGCGCCGATGACGACCACGTCATAGGTGCGGGGTGCCTCGTTCGTCACTGCTTCCTCCATGACTGCGTCTGAGACTCTGTCTAGAGTGCGGCTTCCGCAGAAGCGGGGCTGCCGGGCCGAGGCTCCCTGGTCGTGTCTGCGGTAGCCGGCCCGCCGCCGAAGCGCCCGCTGATGCCGCTGCGTGCCGGCGACGGTGCCCGAGGTCGCGCCTCGGGTCGCCGAGGGAGGGCCGTGACCCGGGCCTGGGTCTCGGCTGGGCGCCGTTGTGCCCCGGTCCCCGGTCGGCCAAGCTGCGGCACGGTACAGCGTATGGCTGTGGTCAAGCTTGGGGCGCGGAGGGCGCCCGGCGGCAGCGGTCCGGCGCCGGTGTCGCACCGAGGGCGGAACGGGCCGGCCGCCACGTAGGCTGGTGCCGACCCGTCGCGCCCTCGGTGACTGAGGTGGTGTCAGCGGCCGGGGGCCCGCTTCTTGACCTCCTGGAGTACCCAGCCGTTGCCGTCCGGGTCGCTGAAGGTGGCGAAGGAGCCGTAGTCGGCACGGGTGGGGTGCGGGCCGGCGATCCGCGCCTGGCCGCCGGCGCGGTGGACGACGTCTCCGCCGTCGTGGCCGTGGTACACGGTCCCGCCGGCATCGTGGAACACCTCGCTCACCTCGATGCCGCGACCGACGAGCTCCGCGCGGGCCTCTTCGATGTCCGAGACGACGAGCTGTGGCCCCCGTCGTCGTCATCCACACGTCGCCGCCGCGGCCGGGCCGGGTGCGCGTGAACGGCTAGACTTGCGGGAGCTTCAGGGTGCGCTCATCGTCATCGGTGGGGCTTCGGTCCGTGTCCCCCCTCCGACATGAACTCCCACGACAGCCGGCGGGAAGTCACGCGCTGCTCGTCTGGCTGACGGCGGGGAAGTCGATGTTGGCGGGGGAGTGGTGCGACGACTCCTTTACTCGGCCCGGGCGTGGTCGAAAATCGACATGTGTGAGGCAGGCGGTAGGTGGTGGAGCAAGGACGCGGCTTGTAATGTCACGAACGGGCCTCGCGGCGGGTGGTGACCTCCTGCAGCGTCCAGCCGTTCCCGTCCGGGTCCTGGAATGAGGCGTGCGAGTTGTAGCTCTGACGTTCGGGGTCGGGGCCGGGTTGGCGCGCCTCGGGCCAGAAAGGGCTGCCGGGGCCGTGGTAGACCTCGGTGATGTCGACGCCTCGCTGGACCAGTTCCTCCCGTGTGGCCACGATGTCGGAGGTCACCAGCTCTAGGTGCCGCATCGACCCCGGTGCAGCGGCTATCGGCAGGCCTTTGCCGAACACGATGGACGTATGGCCGTCACCAGTCGGGGTCAGTTGCACGACGCGGACGTCGTCGCCGACCTCGATGTCTAAGTCCAGTCGCCAGCCCAGGCGATCCCGGTAGAACTCCATCGCCCTGTCGACATCCGACACCGGGATCGTGACCACCTCAAGATTGACGTGCATCGTACCCACTCCTTGTCCGCCCTGTCTGCGGTGTTCTGTCCCGACGGCGGGAACCCTTTGGTCCCGGCCCCGGGCCACCCGGGCTCCCGCCGGCCATCAGTCACCAAGGCCGGATCAACGCCCCTGTGATCGAGGACCGGGAGCGGCGACTGCCGCCGCTGTTCCTACCGCCGGACAGTACCCCCGATGGGGCCATGTCACGGGAGGATCCGGAGGTTGTGCTGGTCGGATGTCCGTCGCGAGGGTCCGTGGCCCGGTGCCGGTAACGAGTGGTTCGGGTATCGTCCGGCAGGCGGGACAGCCTTTGCTTCGTTACGGTCCACGCCACAAGCACCAAGCACCTGGCTGAGTGACATGCATCAATGTGCTGCTCGACGTCGCCCCTCCGACATGAACTCCCCCGACAGCCGGCGGGAAGTCACGCGCGGCTCGTCTGGCTGACAGCAGGGAAGTCGATGGTGGCGGGGGAGTGGTACGACGACTCCTTTACTCGGCCGGTTTATGCTTCAGGCGACCTGGGCAAACGTGCGCGAGCATGCCGCTGGGCCACCGGACTACTGGGGGTCAAGGGGTCGTCGGTTCAAATCCGGCCGTCCCGACGCAGGTCAGAGGCCATTCGGGATCTTCCGGATGGCCATTTCTGATCTTGTACAGCAGTGAAGTACAGCAACGGCTCATTGGTCGAGGCTCTCGCAGGGCTTCTCGGGTGGCCTTGGACGAGACCTGGCTGTAGATCTCCATGGTGATCGAGAAGTCGGCGTGTCTCAGGATCGCCATCGCGATCCGCGGATGCACGTCCAGGTCGACCAGCAGGGAAGCGCAGGTGCGCCGGGCGTCGTGGACGGTGATCTTAGGGGCGCCGGCGTTGGCGATGCGGCTGTCGTAGGAGCGGTTGAAGTTCCGCGGCTCGACCGGCAGCCCGTAGCGGGTCGTGAAGGCCATGCCGGTGTCGTGCCACGCATCGCGGGCCTTCTCTCTGGCCGCTTCCTGTTGGCGGTAGCGGTGCCGCAGCGCGGTGACGCAGATGGCCGGCAGCGGCAGGGAAGCGTCGGACTCCTCGGTCTTGCTGGTGCTGGCGCTGATGGGCGTCGGACTCTGGTACGCGCTGCTGCGTCCACCGTGAAGTCCCTGGCCGAGGAGGCTGCCCAGGGGCAGGTCGCCCCGGTGGCCCGGCAGGCCAGCGCCGCCGACACCCGAGCCCAGCAGGCGGACGACAAGGCCCAGCAGGCGGTCGACGCGGTCGCGCCCGGGGCCAGCCCGTCGCCGACCCCCACCGTCCGTCCGGGCGTGCCGGCCATCCCCGACGGTGGGCAGTCGTCCAGCCGGCGGCTGTCGGTCACCGCCGGGGCCGGCGCCATCGGCACCGACCGGTACACCGTGCCGTCCCGTCGGGTCTTTGTGCTGACCGACATCTTCCTGCAGAACCCGCAGGGCGACGAGGGGCGCCTCGACCTGGTGGTCGACGGCAGGACGGTGCTGACCGTCGCGCTGGCCAACTTCCGTGACCTGGACTACCACATGGTTTCGCCGATCGAGGTTTCCGCCGGCCGGGTGATCAGCCTGCGGACCAACTGCCGACGCGCCCCGGGACCGCGCTGGACGGCGCCGGTGGCGGAGGCGGCCAGTGCCGCGACTTCGCCTTGCTCCTGGTATCCCCTTCGCGGCAGGGTGGGCGGGGCCTCTCGTCTGGTCGGGGCGGGTGGGATTGCCGTTACGGCGGGGTGACCATGGCGTGGATCTTGTTCCAGGCGAGGATGAGGTCGGTCTGGTGCGGGTGGGTGTCGTCGAGGCGGATCAGCCGTTTACGGGCGCGGCGCACGAGGCGGGCTGGCGCGTTGAGTAGCACTCGGCGCAGGGTGGCCGGGCTGGCTTAGCGCAGCCCGGACTGTTCGGCCAGCAGCCGCAGCAACGGGGCGCCGACCGCACCGATCAGCCCGGACGCCCCGGTGGTCAGCGTCAGTCCGCGGGCCCAGGCGTTGGCGCGTTGTTCGATGCGTCGCTTACGCTGCAATCGTTTGGCACGCGCAGCCTTCATACGCAACCTGGTCGATGTCATACGCTTCACCTGGTAGGTGCCGCCCTTCTGGAAGATTCTCGATCTAGGCAACCCAGATCATTCCAGGTAGGACGGCACCTCCTTCACGTCAGGGCCGGCAATCAGCCATCACGCCGTCGAGCCCATGAATTCGTGAGGCTGGATGTCGGCGAGCCGTCCGGTTCTGCTAACAGAGCGGACGCCCTTTCGCGTCGCCCGACGTGGTCGTCTTACCAGCTCGCCAGACCTTCTTCCGCGCTCCGACACCCGAGGCTCGGATGCGCCGCGTCAGCCCATGTGCTGGTCGTCAGACGTCACGAACGTCCGCAGATGGTCAACCGCCGCAGAGAGCGCGTCCTGCAGGGGGCCGATGTCCCGGGCGACCTGAGCGAGGAGCATGCCGCCTTGATACGCCGCGAGGAACATGTCGGCGAGCCGCGCGGGGTCGGCGGACGCGTCGATGCGGCCGAGTTGCCGCATGCGATCGAGCCCGACGCGGAAGATCTCGCGCCACTGCGCGAACACCTCCGCGAGCCGGTCGTGCACGTCGAGATCGGTCTTGACGATCTCGCTCGCGAGCGAGCCGAGGCTGCAGCCGTCCTCGAACGGACGCCCCGAGAGGACGTAGAAGTCCGTCCAGTCCTGGAACGCCTCGACGGTGTCGAAGCTGGCAAACCGTTCGCTGCGATGGAAGCCGAGGACGCTGTCGGCATGCCAGTCGATGACCGCCAGGACGAGGCTCTCCTTGGTGGGGAAGTAGTGACTCAGCTGCGATCCACTCACGCCTGCAGCGCGGCGGACGAGCTCGTTGTTGGTTGCGTGGACCCCTTTGCCGTAGATCAACGCGGCCGCGTGCTCCAGTATTCGCTCGCGCGTGGCCTGGCCCTTGGGAGTGAGCTTCTGGGCTGCATCCGCCCCGTCGTTCACCTGCATGTCATCAACATAACACAACTGGGCTTGACAACCCATTTTCGATGGTGTTCACACAGCGAGTGGACGAAATCGTCCAGTAACGTCACGCGGAGGTTCATCAACATGTCTCGCCTGACCGCTCCCGCGCCGCCGACATCCCCCTGTTCACCTGCATGTCATCAACATAAACACAACTGGGCTTGACAACCCATTTCCGATGGTGTTCACTCAGCGAGTGGACGAAATCGTCCAGTAACGTCACGCGGAGGTTCATCAACATGTCTCGCCTGACCGCTCCCATGCCCGCCGACATCGACGCGAAGACGCAGGGCGCCCTCGACGCCATCGCGAAGCAGTTCGGCTTCGCGCCCAGCATGTTCACCACGCTCGCCGCGAACCCGACCGTGCTCGAGATCGTGATGGGCCTGCAGGGCAGCATCGCGAAGCTCCTGGACGCGAAGACGCGCCACACGATCGCCCTCGCGGTCTCTCAGTCGAACGGCTGCCACTACTGCCAGGCACTCCACGGTTTCATCTCGTCGAACCTCGGCGGTATGTCGGCGGAGGAGATTGAGCTCGCCCGCACGGGCACGTCCAGCGACCCGAAGCGCGCCGCCGTCGCGAAGTTCGCGCAGCACGTGATCGAGACACGTGGCCAGGTCAGCGACGAGGACCTCGCAGCGATCCGCGAGGTCGGGTATATCGACCCGGAGATCCAGGCGATCGTCACGATCGTGGTCGTCACCCTGCTCACGAACTACCTCAACAACGTCAGCGACACCGTCGTCGACGTCCCCGGCGCCGACCACCAGTCGGCCTGACTTTCCTCTCCACCCGCCGTTCAAACGAAAGAAAGCACGACGTTGAATCTCGACAAGCTGATCACGAAGCACCTCACCCGCTACTTCGACCCGAGCAAGAGGATCCCGGAGGAGACGTTCCAGCAGCTGCTGCGTTACCTGCGCACCTCGCCGACGACGATCAACATCCAGCCGAACCGTTTCCACGTGCTGGAGACGCAGGATGGCAAGGACAAGCTCGCGGACGCACTGGTCGGCCGCTTCGCGGACAACGCGGAGAAGGTGCGCAACGCGTCGCACGCCATCGTCTTCACAACGCGCAAGGACATCCCCGACACGCACCTGCAGGAGATCTTCGAGAAGGAGCGCGCCGACGGGCGCTTCGCCGACCCGGAGATCCAGAAGGGATGGGAGGCGGGCGCCTCCAACTTCGTGGAGATCCAGACGGAGAACTATGGCGGGGACGTGCTCCACTGGCTTGAGAAGAACACCTACCTCGTCGTCGGCGCCACGATGATGGCCGCGGCATCCCTCGGGGTGGACGCGACGCCGCTCGAGGGCTTCGACCGCACGACCGTGGACGCGGCCTTCGACCTGACCGACACCGACTACACGACCACGCTGCTTCTGGTGCTCGGCTACCCCGACGAGGCTCGGGTCTCCCGCCAGCCGGTCTCGCGGCTCGACGCGGAGAAGATCTTCACGCACATGTGACGGACGGGGCGGCCATCGGACCGCGGTGCCGGCCCCGTTCACTTCGACTCGGTTGCCCAGCGTCCGCACCTCCTCGACGGACGCCAGGCAATCGACCCTAAGGACTTCGAGGAGGTCAAGATGCAGATTGATAAGGCAGTGCAGGATCGAGCCGCGGCCCGCGCCGCCGAGCTTCCCGGCTCCGAGCACACACACCAGGTCACCGGCGACTGGGAGGTATGGAAAGTCGGCGGCAAGGTGTTCATGCTACAGACGTCCATGCCCGGCGAGCCCGTCGTGATCCTGAAAGCGGATCCATCCGACGCGGAGACGCTCCGCGCAGCTCACGCGAGCATCTCGCCCGGCTACCACATGAACAAGAAGCACTGGATCACGGTGCGGGCGGGTGCGGACGTCGAGCCCGCGCTTGTCGACAATCTCGTGACCGAGTCGTACCTCCTCGTCGTCGCCGGCCTGCCGAAGCAGAGCCGTCCCGTCGATCCCGCTTCGTTCCGCGTCCCGCCCTCCGCCGACTGATCACGCTGACGCCGACCGCGCACAGAGCGCTGTTGCCCCTCATCCGAGCAGCGCCCGCACCGGCGCATGGCGCCCTTGCGTGGCCGGGCCGCAACGACGAGGACCTCACCGTCGGCGTCCTCATCGAGGCACACGTCCTCGACGCGGCTGCTGGAGCATCCGCCCACGTGGCACGTCGGCCGCACCGATGTCAGCAGGTTCGGGGGGCATTGGGACGCGCGCCGGCATTGGCCGCCTGAGCGGCCGGGAGGTTGGTCATGCGGGCGGGACCTCCGGAAGGTCCTGGCCATGGACCAGGCCTGGCACAAGGGGGTGGCTGTTCGTCACCGCCCTGCTCATGGCCCGCGGCGCCCGGCGGGTGCGCTGATGGCCGCCGGGGGACGCAAGGCCTCGGCGGCCATGCCGCAGATGGGTTACACCTGCTACCTGTGCCCGGGCCAGCCCAGCGTCATCACCGGCGGCGACCCGGGTGACGAGCAGGCCGTCGAGAACGCCCGCAAGGAGTCGCGGACCCACCTCGACGAGCACGCCGAGCTCATCGCCGGCAACCGGGCCATCCGCCCGCTCGTGCAGGTCTCACCGCGGCTGCGCTCCGGGCCGACCGCCACCGCGCAGGCCGCCGCCTGACGGCCACCGTGGCGCCGGGCCCGCCCCGGCGCTCGCGGCGGCCGCGAGATCGGCGGGCCAGGAAGGGAAGTGATGAGCACCCAGGGCAAGAGCGACACCCCCGACGAGTCCATCTACCGGCGGGCGATCGAGGCCGCCATCGAGGCGGATCCCGAGATCCGCAAGGACATGGAGGGGGCCGACGTCGACGCGATGGCGAAGGACCCGGCCTTTCGGGCCGCCGTCGACTTCGTGTGGCGCGAGCGCGGCAAGACCGTCGCCGTCACCCAGGTCATCGGCCACGTGCCGGCCGGCGGCACCATCCTCGGCTACCAGGCCGACCGGATCTGACCGCCTCCGTCCCGCCTGGCAGCGCGCCGGGCGGGTGCGGTGGCCGCCAGAGGGGGCGCGCCAGACCCACGACGATCGCGCCAAACGGGTCGAAAAAGTCGACGAACGGGACGCCCACGGGGCGGCCGACTGCCCGGGAGCGGATCTAGGATCCAACCCTGATTGTGCGGACGTGGGATCCGGACCATGAGCGGACGTCGGGGCTGTGGCTGGTTCTGTCCGTGTCTCGGCCCGCGAATCGCGCTGCATGTCGTCAACGGGAGGATGAGATGTACC
Proteins encoded:
- a CDS encoding MmcQ/YjbR family DNA-binding protein, whose translation is MQIDKAVQDRAAARAAELPGSEHTHQVTGDWEVWKVGGKVFMLQTSMPGEPVVILKADPSDAETLRAAHASISPGYHMNKKHWITVRAGADVEPALVDNLVTESYLLVVAGLPKQSRPVDPASFRVPPSAD